From a single Mesorhizobium shangrilense genomic region:
- the moaD gene encoding molybdopterin converting factor subunit 1, giving the protein MDSGKTRLIYFAWVRERIGIPEEDVDLPAGIETVADLLRWLKSRGEEYEHALQYPDVIRVAINQEHVDHREKIAGAREIALFPPMTGG; this is encoded by the coding sequence ATGGATAGCGGCAAAACCAGGCTCATCTACTTCGCCTGGGTACGAGAGCGGATCGGCATACCGGAAGAGGACGTCGATTTGCCGGCCGGCATCGAGACCGTTGCCGATCTGCTGCGCTGGCTGAAATCGCGCGGCGAGGAATACGAGCACGCGCTGCAATATCCGGACGTTATCCGCGTCGCCATCAACCAGGAACATGTCGATCATCGCGAGAAGATCGCCGGGGCACGTGAGATCGCGCTGTTTCCGCCAATGACTGGAGGTTGA
- the bluB gene encoding 5,6-dimethylbenzimidazole synthase codes for MTSGPEFLDGFRAELLNLFLWRRDVRRFKPTPLPEGALERLLGLASIAPSVGLSQPWRFVVVQSPERRDAVRASFEQCNAQALASFSGERASLYARLKLAGLTEAPCQFAVFADRTTEQGHGLGRLTMPATIEYSAVMAVHTLWLAARAEGIGMGWVSILDPLQMTRILEAPPEWTFIGYFCVGYPTEEQCTPVLEQEGWEFRRPSTIITR; via the coding sequence ATGACGTCAGGCCCCGAATTCCTCGACGGCTTTCGCGCCGAGCTCCTCAACCTTTTCCTGTGGCGAAGAGACGTGCGCCGTTTCAAGCCGACGCCGCTTCCCGAGGGAGCCCTGGAGCGGTTGCTGGGCCTTGCCAGCATTGCCCCCTCTGTAGGACTGAGCCAGCCCTGGCGGTTTGTCGTGGTGCAAAGTCCGGAGCGCCGTGACGCGGTCAGAGCCAGTTTTGAACAGTGCAATGCGCAGGCGCTCGCATCATTCTCGGGAGAGCGCGCCTCGCTCTACGCGCGTCTGAAGCTCGCCGGCTTGACCGAGGCACCCTGCCAGTTCGCGGTTTTCGCCGACCGCACGACCGAACAAGGGCACGGGCTTGGCCGCCTGACCATGCCCGCCACCATCGAATACTCCGCCGTGATGGCTGTTCATACCTTGTGGCTGGCGGCGCGCGCCGAAGGAATAGGCATGGGCTGGGTCTCCATTCTCGATCCGCTTCAGATGACGAGGATACTGGAAGCGCCCCCCGAATGGACATTCATCGGCTACTTCTGCGTCGGCTACCCGACCGAGGAACAATGCACGCCGGTGCTGGAGCAGGAAGGCTGGGAGTTCCGGCGCCCCTCGACCATCATAACGCGCTGA
- a CDS encoding LysR substrate-binding domain-containing protein, whose product MRLLSQVNLNSLKIVESAARHRNFTRAGEEQFITASAVSQRVKSLEDQLRFKIFLRGGNAVSLTPEGETYVSRVREALERIVAASMEATGQSQEHVLKISVLPTFAARWLFPRLPQFQQRYPDIEMRVSTSYATHEFATSEYDVEIRYGDGSFPDLRSELLFKEDLTPVCSRKLFHQVLGDKPVSKVMPEDLRHFTLLHSDTCTHNWESWLGFAGASFVLSETKSIYFDSCMMSYEAANAGMGFAVANRAYMASDIRADRLMAPFAVHHPNTAGWYFVCPDKTLAARKVLLFKQWIMAEAGLTQRQLDIEIGA is encoded by the coding sequence GTGCGTCTGCTCAGTCAGGTCAACCTCAACTCATTGAAGATCGTGGAAAGTGCCGCACGGCACAGGAATTTCACGCGCGCCGGCGAAGAGCAGTTCATAACGGCCTCCGCCGTCAGCCAACGTGTCAAGAGTCTTGAAGACCAGTTGCGCTTCAAGATCTTCCTGCGCGGCGGCAATGCTGTTTCGCTGACGCCGGAGGGCGAGACCTACGTTTCACGCGTTCGCGAAGCGCTGGAGCGGATCGTCGCCGCGAGCATGGAAGCGACGGGGCAGTCACAGGAGCATGTGTTGAAAATATCCGTGTTGCCAACCTTCGCCGCGCGCTGGCTGTTTCCGCGCCTGCCACAGTTTCAGCAGCGGTATCCCGACATCGAGATGCGCGTTTCGACCTCTTATGCAACGCATGAGTTCGCAACTTCGGAGTATGATGTCGAAATCCGATATGGCGACGGCAGCTTTCCCGATCTGCGCTCCGAGCTGCTGTTCAAGGAAGACCTGACGCCGGTCTGCAGCCGAAAACTCTTCCATCAAGTGCTGGGCGACAAACCGGTTTCGAAGGTGATGCCGGAAGATCTGCGCCACTTCACACTCCTGCATTCCGACACCTGCACCCATAATTGGGAATCCTGGCTTGGTTTTGCCGGCGCCAGCTTCGTGCTCAGCGAAACCAAAAGCATCTATTTCGATTCATGCATGATGTCCTATGAAGCAGCCAATGCAGGAATGGGTTTTGCCGTCGCGAACCGTGCCTACATGGCCAGCGACATCCGCGCCGACAGACTGATGGCACCATTCGCCGTTCATCATCCGAACACAGCCGGTTGGTATTTTGTCTGTCCAGACAAGACGCTTGCCGCCCGCAAGGTGTTGTTGTTCAAGCAATGGATCATGGCCGAAGCCGGGTTGACGCAACGCCAGTTGGATATCGAGATTGGCGCCTGA
- a CDS encoding GNAT family N-acetyltransferase, whose amino-acid sequence MDAYAQTIQPVLVGKTIELRPLQQEHSQGLLDAAADGELWNMTTTVVPAPGTIDEYIAAALAGRQAGTVMPYVIVISNTGLLCGSTRFWKIDRKNRKLEIGHTWLSGSVQRSGVNTEAKYLLLTYAFEVMECVRVQFTTDELNDRSRAAILRIGAKQEGIVRNERIMPDGRKRNSVRFSIIDSEWLDVKTMLRQKTSRQCVSVGKLDQ is encoded by the coding sequence ATGGACGCCTACGCCCAAACCATACAGCCCGTGCTGGTCGGCAAGACCATTGAACTCAGGCCCCTTCAGCAAGAACATTCGCAGGGTCTTCTGGATGCGGCCGCGGACGGCGAATTGTGGAACATGACAACCACCGTCGTTCCTGCGCCCGGCACCATCGATGAATACATTGCCGCCGCCTTGGCGGGTCGGCAGGCCGGAACCGTGATGCCTTACGTCATAGTCATCAGCAACACGGGACTGCTGTGCGGAAGCACGCGGTTCTGGAAGATCGATCGCAAGAACAGAAAGCTGGAGATCGGGCATACCTGGCTTAGTGGCTCGGTCCAGCGATCAGGGGTCAACACCGAGGCCAAGTACCTTCTTTTGACCTATGCGTTCGAGGTCATGGAATGTGTGCGCGTACAATTCACCACGGACGAACTCAATGACAGGTCGAGAGCGGCCATTTTGCGAATTGGAGCAAAGCAGGAAGGGATCGTTCGCAACGAGCGGATCATGCCCGATGGGCGCAAGCGCAATTCTGTCCGCTTCAGCATCATTGATTCCGAGTGGCTCGACGTAAAGACGATGCTGCGGCAGAAAACGAGCCGACAGTGCGTGTCGGTCGGGAAGCTCGATCAATAG
- the pgsA gene encoding CDP-diacylglycerol--glycerol-3-phosphate 3-phosphatidyltransferase translates to MAKRAFNLPNMLTYARIIAVPLVVLCFFLEGHLKSSDFARWSALVIFLLASVTDYLDGYLARAWQQTSNIGKMLDPIADKLLVATCLLLLAADTDRHAGIAGWSLWAAIIILCREILVSGLREYLAALKVSVPVTQLAKWKTAIQMVAIAFLLAGPAGDKIFPLTTQTGLVLLWIAALVTLYTGYDYFRAGLKHIMDE, encoded by the coding sequence ATGGCCAAGCGCGCGTTCAACCTGCCCAACATGCTGACCTATGCCCGCATCATCGCGGTGCCGCTGGTGGTGCTGTGCTTCTTTCTCGAAGGGCATCTGAAATCGAGCGACTTTGCCCGCTGGTCTGCGCTTGTCATCTTCCTGCTGGCGAGTGTCACGGATTATCTGGACGGCTACCTGGCGCGCGCCTGGCAGCAAACTTCCAACATCGGCAAGATGCTCGACCCGATCGCCGATAAATTGCTGGTCGCCACCTGCCTGCTGTTGCTGGCGGCCGACACCGATCGTCATGCCGGCATCGCCGGTTGGTCGCTGTGGGCGGCGATCATCATCCTGTGCCGCGAAATCCTGGTCTCCGGCCTGCGCGAATATCTGGCGGCGCTGAAGGTATCGGTCCCGGTGACGCAACTGGCCAAGTGGAAGACCGCGATCCAGATGGTCGCCATCGCCTTCCTGCTGGCCGGACCGGCCGGCGACAAGATATTCCCGCTGACCACGCAGACCGGCCTGGTGCTGCTGTGGATCGCGGCGCTGGTCACGCTATACACCGGCTATGACTATTTCCGCGCCGGCCTCAAGCACATTATGGACGAGTGA
- a CDS encoding glutathione S-transferase family protein, producing MTILLYDLVGHDAARPFSPHCWKAAMALAHKGLDISTVPTRFLEVPTIEGGASKTVPVIRDGETVVADSFAIAVYLDEAYPERPTLFGGDGGKAMARFIERWSQLTIHPYVTTAALMDLYGMQDEANSVYFRQSREARLGKRLEDVTAARDAGLGGFRTSLEPLRSTLAYQPFIGGPSPLFADYIVFGALQWARIASPYRLLDDGDVVAQWFERCLDLNGGLGRKVSAAA from the coding sequence ATGACCATTTTGCTCTATGATCTCGTCGGGCATGACGCCGCCCGTCCGTTCAGTCCGCATTGCTGGAAGGCGGCGATGGCGCTTGCCCACAAGGGGCTGGACATCTCGACCGTCCCGACGCGTTTTCTCGAGGTGCCAACCATCGAAGGCGGCGCGTCGAAAACCGTTCCGGTAATCCGCGACGGCGAGACGGTCGTTGCCGACTCCTTCGCGATCGCTGTCTATCTTGATGAGGCTTACCCGGAACGGCCGACGCTGTTTGGTGGTGACGGTGGCAAGGCGATGGCGCGTTTCATCGAACGCTGGTCGCAGCTGACAATCCATCCCTACGTCACCACTGCGGCGCTGATGGACCTTTACGGCATGCAGGACGAGGCGAACTCGGTCTACTTCAGGCAGAGCCGCGAGGCGCGGCTCGGCAAGAGGCTGGAGGATGTCACGGCTGCTCGCGATGCCGGACTTGGCGGCTTTCGCACCTCGCTGGAGCCATTGCGCTCGACGCTTGCCTATCAGCCGTTCATCGGCGGCCCGTCGCCGCTGTTTGCCGACTACATCGTCTTCGGTGCACTGCAGTGGGCACGCATTGCTTCGCCCTATCGGCTGCTCGACGACGGGGATGTCGTGGCACAGTGGTTTGAACGCTGCCTCGACCTCAATGGCGGTCTCGGCCGAAAGGTCTCCGCTGCGGCCTAG
- a CDS encoding DinB family protein yields MKQHFMMFAAYNQWANGRIYDAAAELDDEEFNRHTGAFFGSLMGTLNHLLTTDRIWMKRFTGEGDAPTTLDAILHRALPVLRGAREAEDRRIIDWVGGLSDKALSGRFTYMTVSDMRTVSQRQAPALAHLFNHQTHHRGQAHTILTILGRPSLGLDLALFQRTEEGRAFA; encoded by the coding sequence TTGAAACAGCATTTCATGATGTTCGCGGCCTATAATCAATGGGCCAATGGCCGCATCTATGATGCGGCGGCCGAGCTCGACGACGAGGAATTCAATCGCCACACCGGCGCTTTCTTCGGCTCGCTGATGGGCACTCTCAATCATCTCCTGACCACCGATCGCATCTGGATGAAGCGCTTCACCGGCGAGGGCGACGCGCCAACCACCCTGGACGCGATTCTTCACCGGGCTTTGCCCGTATTGCGTGGCGCGCGCGAGGCCGAGGACAGGCGGATCATCGACTGGGTCGGGGGGCTCAGCGACAAGGCGCTTTCGGGTCGCTTCACCTACATGACCGTCTCCGACATGCGCACTGTCTCGCAGCGGCAGGCGCCGGCGCTTGCCCATCTGTTCAACCACCAGACCCATCATCGCGGCCAGGCGCATACCATTCTGACCATCCTGGGTCGGCCAAGCCTTGGATTGGATCTGGCATTGTTCCAACGCACCGAGGAGGGCAGGGCCTTCGCCTGA
- the ndk gene encoding nucleoside-diphosphate kinase: MALERTFSMIKPDATRRNLTGAITKMLEDAGLRVIASRRVWMSRREAEGFYAVHKDRPFFGELVEFMSSAPTVVQVLEGENAIARNREVMGATNPANAAEGTIRKVHALSIGENSVHGSDAPETAAEEIKYWFSDTEIVG; encoded by the coding sequence ATGGCGCTCGAACGCACCTTTTCCATGATCAAGCCGGACGCGACCCGTCGCAATCTCACCGGCGCCATCACAAAGATGCTGGAGGATGCAGGCCTGCGCGTCATCGCTTCGCGTCGCGTCTGGATGAGCCGCCGCGAAGCCGAGGGCTTCTACGCCGTCCACAAGGATCGGCCGTTCTTTGGCGAACTGGTGGAATTCATGTCGTCGGCGCCGACGGTGGTCCAGGTTCTCGAGGGCGAGAACGCGATTGCCAGGAACCGCGAAGTGATGGGCGCCACCAATCCGGCCAACGCCGCCGAAGGCACCATCCGCAAGGTCCACGCCTTGTCGATCGGCGAGAATTCGGTGCACGGCTCCGACGCGCCGGAGACGGCAGCAGAAGAGATCAAGTACTGGTTCTCGGACACCGAGATCGTCGGCTGA
- a CDS encoding YbaY family lipoprotein, which translates to MLDRIAEFFIFGFAPLVVGILAVPELSVAAEKAVKGEVVYRERIALPPNAVLSVQLADVSLADALAAIIGEQKVSPAGQVPISFEIKFDSSAIRPRMTYALQARITVDNKLMFISDTSHQVDPLTDAPQTILLKMVPQASAEPAEVFGQSWVVEYVDGIGAIADPRATFRISEAGKAGGSGPCNVYFANAKVEGQSITISNIGSTFKACAPEVMAEEKAMFEALSKAASFRIDAGKLIIADKNNRDILRFGAAS; encoded by the coding sequence ATGCTGGACAGGATCGCCGAGTTCTTCATCTTTGGGTTCGCGCCGCTGGTCGTCGGCATTCTGGCTGTGCCGGAACTGTCGGTCGCCGCCGAGAAAGCGGTGAAAGGCGAGGTTGTGTACCGCGAGCGCATCGCACTGCCGCCTAACGCCGTTCTTTCCGTGCAATTGGCCGATGTTTCGCTGGCCGATGCGCTGGCCGCGATCATCGGAGAACAGAAGGTGTCGCCGGCCGGCCAGGTGCCGATCAGTTTCGAAATCAAGTTCGATTCGTCGGCGATCCGGCCGCGAATGACCTATGCGCTGCAGGCGCGCATCACCGTCGACAACAAGCTCATGTTCATCAGTGACACCAGCCATCAGGTCGATCCGCTGACCGATGCGCCGCAGACCATCCTTCTGAAGATGGTGCCGCAGGCATCGGCCGAACCGGCGGAGGTCTTCGGGCAAAGCTGGGTCGTCGAATATGTCGACGGCATCGGCGCGATTGCGGATCCGCGAGCGACGTTCCGGATCAGCGAGGCCGGGAAGGCCGGCGGCAGCGGCCCCTGCAACGTCTACTTCGCCAACGCCAAGGTCGAAGGCCAGTCCATAACGATCAGCAACATCGGCTCGACCTTCAAGGCTTGCGCGCCCGAGGTCATGGCCGAGGAGAAGGCGATGTTCGAGGCGCTGTCCAAAGCCGCGTCCTTCCGCATCGATGCCGGCAAGCTGATCATCGCCGACAAGAACAACCGCGACATCCTGCGTTTTGGCGCGGCAAGCTGA
- a CDS encoding class I SAM-dependent methyltransferase encodes MTSAIPGFFQGTDMPTSGWWEVLWPDPASVLAATGVKPDMDVIDLCSGDGWFTLQIARIARHVTAIDIDAELLEVARQRLNESGATNCDFVAGDAYELAGLVSRPADFVFMANAFHGVPDRPRLARTVHATLTPAGRFAIVNWHQTPREKTIVMGEPRGPKTELRLSPEQTVAAVEPSGLQLASLVEVPPYHYGAVFEKSTA; translated from the coding sequence TTGACCAGCGCCATTCCCGGATTCTTCCAAGGCACCGACATGCCGACCAGCGGATGGTGGGAAGTGCTCTGGCCTGACCCCGCTTCCGTGCTGGCCGCAACGGGGGTCAAGCCAGATATGGATGTGATCGACCTGTGCTCCGGTGATGGCTGGTTCACATTGCAGATCGCCAGAATCGCACGCCATGTCACGGCCATCGACATCGATGCCGAATTGCTTGAGGTCGCCCGACAGCGACTGAACGAAAGCGGCGCAACGAATTGCGACTTCGTGGCGGGAGACGCCTATGAACTCGCTGGGCTGGTGTCTCGACCCGCCGACTTCGTTTTCATGGCAAACGCCTTTCATGGCGTTCCTGACCGCCCTCGCCTGGCCCGCACCGTCCATGCGACGCTTACCCCGGCCGGGCGTTTTGCCATCGTAAACTGGCATCAGACCCCGCGCGAGAAAACCATCGTGATGGGCGAGCCTCGCGGGCCGAAGACCGAGCTAAGATTGTCTCCTGAACAGACTGTCGCCGCCGTCGAGCCCAGCGGCTTGCAGCTTGCAAGCCTGGTCGAAGTGCCGCCCTATCACTATGGCGCCGTGTTCGAAAAATCGACCGCGTGA
- a CDS encoding molybdenum cofactor biosynthesis protein MoaE: MSATVVPTVRIQAQDFDIAAEIARLTAGRADIGAVVTFSGLCRDEQGRLSALELEHYPGMAEAEIARIATEAVERWPLQGLTAIHRHGKIAPGENIVLVVAVSAHRQAAFEAANFLMDFLKSRAPFWKKEHLIDGSEGGWVEAKETDDKAASRWTPPSE; encoded by the coding sequence GTGTCGGCCACGGTCGTCCCGACGGTGCGCATCCAGGCGCAGGATTTCGATATTGCCGCCGAGATCGCCAGGTTGACGGCAGGCCGCGCCGACATCGGCGCCGTGGTGACATTCTCCGGTCTTTGCCGGGACGAGCAGGGCAGGCTCTCGGCGCTTGAACTCGAACACTATCCCGGCATGGCCGAAGCCGAAATCGCGCGCATCGCCACTGAAGCGGTCGAGCGCTGGCCGCTTCAGGGCCTGACGGCCATCCACCGTCACGGCAAGATAGCGCCGGGCGAGAACATTGTGCTGGTTGTGGCTGTTTCGGCACACCGGCAGGCGGCATTCGAGGCGGCGAATTTCCTGATGGATTTCCTGAAGTCGCGTGCGCCGTTTTGGAAGAAAGAACATCTTATCGACGGCTCCGAAGGAGGCTGGGTGGAGGCCAAGGAGACCGATGACAAGGCAGCCTCGCGATGGACACCGCCATCCGAATAA